From the genome of Streptomyces sp. V2I9:
GGCGAGCGCGAACAGCGTGTCGTCGCCGCCACGGCCGACGCCCGTGCCCGGGTGGAAGTGGGTGCCGCGCTGGCGGACCAGGATCTCACCGGCGTTGACGGCCTGACCGCCGAAGCGCTTCACGCCGAGCCGCTGAGCGTTGGAGTCGCGCCCGTTCCGAGTGGACGATGCGCCCTTCTTGTGTGCCATGTGTTCTCAGTCCCTTACTTCGCAGCCGCGGGGATGCCGGTGACCTTGATCGCCGTGTACTGCTGGCGGTGACCCTGGCGACGGCGGTAGCCGGTCTTGTTCTTGTAGCGAAGGATGTCGATCTTCGCGCCCTTGTGGTGGTCCACGACCTCGGCCGTGACCTTGATGCCGTCGAGCACCCACGGGTCGCTGGTGACCGCGTCACCGTCGACAACGAGCAGGGTCGAGAGCTCGACCGTGTCGCCAACCTTGGCAGTGGAAATCTTGTCAACCTCA
Proteins encoded in this window:
- the rpmA gene encoding 50S ribosomal protein L27; this encodes MAHKKGASSTRNGRDSNAQRLGVKRFGGQAVNAGEILVRQRGTHFHPGTGVGRGGDDTLFALAAGAVEFGTHRGRKVVNIVPLAV
- the rplU gene encoding 50S ribosomal protein L21, with translation MYAIVRSGGRQHKVAVGDIVEVDKISTAKVGDTVELSTLLVVDGDAVTSDPWVLDGIKVTAEVVDHHKGAKIDILRYKNKTGYRRRQGHRQQYTAIKVTGIPAAAK